From Acidobacteriota bacterium, the proteins below share one genomic window:
- a CDS encoding acyl-CoA dehydrogenase: MPNRPTGSPRRGVDFFDIDSQLTEEEQMVRDTVREMVNEKVLPIIDDAFRNDRFPAELVPTLAEMGLLGSYLEGYGCAGMNSTCYGLICQELERGDSGIRSFVSVQTSLVMWPIYTFGSEAQKERWLPRLASGEAIGCFGLTEPDYGSDPGRMITRAERKGAAWVLNGAKAWITNGSIADVAVVWARTDDGIRGFLVEKGTPGFTAKDYHGKFSLRASVTSELYFDNCEIPEDAVLPRTSSLKHPLMCLTQARFGIAWGTIGMAMACYEEALRYASARMVFGKPVAAHQLQQAKFADMLTEITKGQLLNLRLARMKDEGKADFAHVSLAKRNGCRTARRCAHLAREILGGVGIMHDYPIARHFCNIESVYTYEGTDDIHTLILGERITGHAAYGD; encoded by the coding sequence ATGCCGAACCGTCCGACCGGATCGCCCCGCCGGGGCGTCGACTTCTTCGACATCGACAGCCAGCTCACCGAAGAAGAGCAGATGGTGCGGGACACCGTCCGGGAGATGGTCAACGAGAAGGTGCTGCCGATCATCGACGACGCCTTCCGGAACGACCGCTTCCCGGCCGAACTCGTTCCGACGCTCGCCGAGATGGGGTTGCTCGGCTCGTACCTCGAAGGCTACGGGTGCGCGGGCATGAACTCCACCTGCTACGGGCTCATCTGCCAGGAACTCGAGCGCGGAGACAGCGGGATCCGCTCCTTCGTGTCGGTGCAGACCTCGCTCGTGATGTGGCCGATCTACACCTTCGGCAGCGAGGCGCAGAAGGAGCGCTGGCTTCCGCGGCTCGCCAGCGGCGAGGCGATCGGATGCTTCGGGCTCACCGAACCGGACTACGGTTCCGATCCGGGCAGGATGATCACCCGCGCCGAACGAAAGGGCGCCGCCTGGGTGCTCAACGGTGCCAAGGCCTGGATCACCAACGGCTCGATCGCCGACGTCGCGGTGGTCTGGGCGAGGACCGATGACGGCATCCGCGGCTTCCTCGTGGAGAAGGGAACGCCCGGCTTCACCGCCAAGGACTACCACGGGAAGTTCTCCCTGCGCGCGTCGGTCACCTCCGAGCTGTACTTCGACAACTGCGAGATCCCGGAGGACGCGGTGCTCCCCCGAACCTCCTCGCTGAAGCACCCGCTGATGTGCCTCACGCAGGCCCGCTTCGGGATCGCCTGGGGCACCATCGGCATGGCGATGGCCTGCTACGAGGAGGCGCTGCGCTACGCCAGCGCCCGCATGGTGTTCGGCAAGCCGGTCGCGGCCCATCAGCTCCAGCAGGCGAAGTTCGCCGACATGCTGACGGAGATCACGAAGGGACAGCTCCTGAACCTGCGGCTGGCCCGCATGAAGGACGAGGGGAAGGCCGATTTCGCCCACGTTTCGCTGGCGAAGCGCAACGGTTGCCGGACGGCGCGCCGCTGCGCCCACCTGGCCCGCGAGATCCTCGGCGGCGTGGGCATCATGCACGACTACCCGATCGCGCGGCACTTCTGCAACATCGAGTCGGTCTACACCTACGAGGGCACCGACGACATCCACACGTTGATCCTGGGCGAGCGGATCACCGGCCACGCGGCCTACGGGGATTGA